The window CGGCCGCTCTTGCCATCGACCAGATACAGATGGTTCCAGCCGTCGCGCTCGGACATCCACAGCAGTTCGCGGCCTGCGTTGCCGACGTCGTGGAACTCGCTGCGCTGCCACCAGTCGTTGACGAAGGTGTCGCTGCGCTCCTCCACCACTGTGCGCGTCGCGCCGCTGCGCGCATCCACTTCGATCAGGCGCACGCGCTGGTGGCCGCGCTCGGTGAAGCGGAAGGCCAGCGTGCGGCCGTCGGCGCGGAACGCCAGCGGCGAGAGCTGGAACGGATTGGCGAACAGCGCGTCGGGCACGTCGATGCGTTTGCCGCTGGCGGCCTCGAAGATCACCGGCCGCTCGACGTCCACCGGATCGCCTGGCTTCGGGTAGAGCTGGGTTTGCAGCTTCGGCTGCAGCTGGTCGCGCGGCGAGGTTTCCACGCGGGTGACGCGGCGCTGCAAACCGGGACGCACGCGGTACAGCGCGACGCGGCTGGAATCCGGCGACCAGACGAGGGTGTCCGGATCGTGGAAATCGCCCGGCGAGCCGTCGCGGCTGAGCGTGCGGGTTTCGCCGCTGGCGAGGATGCGCAGCATGAGGTTGTCGCCCTGCACGAACGCCTCGTACCGGCCGTCGGGCGAGCGGCGCGGCGTGTCGTCAGCCGGCACCGACAGGTCGCGCACCACGCCCCAGGCGCGCGGGCGGGACTTGTTGATGTCGTCGCCGATGCGCTCACAGCGATAGGCGTCGCCGAGTTCGCAGCGCACGCGGCCCGAGTCCGTCCACGCGCGGATCGCGCGCTCGCCGGATTCGTACTCGAACTCGGCGAATGGCAGGCGACGCCCGTCGATGGCGATGCCCAGCGTGTTGCCGAGCGCCGACGCCAGCTTCTGCTGGTCGAAGGCCGGCTGTGCCTGCGAGACGCCGACGCGGCGGACGACGAACTCGAAGCCGCCCTCGGCGGTGCGCCGGTAGCGGTAGCGCTCGGCGTCGATCCACGTCGCCGGGCCGGCCAGTCCTTTCGTCAGGTACATCCATTGCTCGCGCAGATGCAGCGAGCGGTCGTAGGCGGCTTCGTCGGGCGCTTTCGGCATGGCGGTTTGCGCCAATGCCTGCATTGGGGCGCTGATGAGCAGCAGAACTACGATGCAACTCGTGATGCGAAAGTTGCGAAACACTGACATGGAATGCACTCCGGATATTCGTGACCGTCATTCCCGCGAAGGCGGGTCGCTGCTGACAGACGAAATGTCTGTCCAATCCAGCTTTTTGGAAAACACGGGCGGCAAGAACTGGATTCCCGCCTTCGCGGAAATGACGAGCGAAATCAGTCGGCGAAGGGACGGTCGATGGCGATCGACGGCGGCGTGAACCACTGCGCGCCGTCGTCGGTGACGTGGAAGTGGTCCTCCAGCCGTACGCCGAAGCGCTCCGGCACCACGATCATCGGTTCGTCGCTGCAACACATGCCCTGCGCCAGCAGCAGCGCATTGCCGCGCACCAGATAGGGCGCCTCGTGGATCGTCAATCCGCAGCCGTGGCCGGTGCGGTGCGGCAGGCCGGGCAGACGGTAGCCGGGGCCGAGGCCGACCGCTTCCAGCACGTCGCGCGCGGCCCGGTCCACGTCCTCGCAGGCCACGCCGGGGCGCACCGCGTCGAACGCCGCCTGCTGCGCGGCGCGCTCCAGGTTCCAGATGCGGATCGCTTCGTCGCCTGCGCGGCCGTAGCTCCAGGTGCGGGTGACATCGGAGTTGTAGCCCTCGACGCTGCAGCCGGTGTCGATCAGCACCAGCTCGCCCTCGCGCAGGTGCTGCACGCCGGGGATGCCGTGCGGGAACGCGGTGGCGTGGCCGAACTGGACGATGCAGAAGGTCGAGCCGCCGTCCGCGCCCAGCGCGCGATGGGCGCTGTCGATGAAGCGCGCCAGCTCGTCGGTGCCGATGCCTTCGCGGGCGATGCCGGCGGCGAGGCGATGCACCTGCAACGTGATGTCGCAGGCGTGCTGCATCAGCGCCAGCTCGGCCGGCGACTTGCGCATGCGGCAGCCGTCGATGACCGGCTGCGCGTCGAGGATGGCGCTCGCGTCCAGGTGCCGGCGCAATCCGGCGTGGATGCGGAACGCCGCCTCGGGGTCCAGCGCCAGCGTGCGCGCGCCGCGTTCGGCCATCGCGCTGGCGACCAGCGCGTGCGGGTCTTCGTGTTCCTCCCACAGCCGCTTGTCCGCGGGGATCTTCAGCACCGCGTCCAGCGAACCTTCTTCGAAGGCCGGACAGATCAGCACGGGATCGCCCCGCAGGGTCAGCAGCATCGCCACCAGCCGCTCGCTCGCGCCCCATGCGATGCCTGTGAACCAGCGCAGCGACGCGCCCGCGGTCACCAGCAGCGCGTCCGCGCCGCAGCCGCGCATCAGCGCGCGGGCGCGTTCGAGCCGCGCCTCGTATTCCGCCGCGGCGATCGCGGCGGGCCGCGCCGGCAGCGGCATCGCCAGCCGTTCGCGCACCTGCGCCGACGACAGCTGGCCGATCTGCTCGTTCATGGATGGCTCCGCCGATGACCCCGCGTCCATCCTCGGCGCGATGGACGGCGCGGACTAGCGCCGATCCCGCCGGCGCCGCGCGGAATCAGGCACAAGCCGCTGGTGCGCGGCGCGCTTTGCGCACGTTCCTGCGTACCTGCTTCTCCGCGATGGACTTTGCCGCCTTCAACAAGCAGCCCGCTTTTTCTGGCGACGCGCACCATATGCCTTGCAGCGCGCTGATGACGCACCCGGAGAGGACGGCGCCCGCGCTAGGCAAAACGCTCCAGATCGAACGCCGCCGACGCCACCGCGCCCGGCCGCCCTGCGCACAAGTCGGCCAGCAGTTCGCCGCTGATCGCGGCCAGCGTCAGCCCGAGGTGCTGGTGGCCGAAGGCGTAGGCGAGATTGTCGAAGCGCCCGCTGCGGCCCAGCGCCGGCAGGTAGTCCGGCAGCGTGGGGCGCGCGCCGAACCACGGCGCGGGTTCGCCCTGCACCAGGATGCCGAGCTGTGCCACGTGTTCGCGCAGCCGCGCCCATTTGCGCGGATCGGGCGGCGTGTCGACGCCGGCGTATTCGACGAAGCTGGCCGCGCGCAGCCCGCCGGCGAAGCGGGTGAGGATCATCGAGCGGTCCTCGAACACCACCGGCGGCAGCGCCGGCCAGTCGTGCGCGGCCCATTGCAGGTGGTAGCCGCGCTCGGCGACCAGCGGCGCGCGCAGGCCGAGCGTCGCCATCAGTTCGCGCGAACGCACGCCGGCGCAAACCAGTACCAGATCGGCGTCGAGGCGCGCGCCGTCGGCGGCGACGGCGTGGACGTGCCGGCCCTCGCGCCGCAGCGCCTGCACGCGCAGCGCCCGCTGGACGCCGCCGGCTTCGACGAAGGCCGCCATCAGCCGCTGCGCCAGCGCGGGCAGGTCGGCGATCTGCGCGGTGCCCTCGAACGCGAGGCCGCCCGCGACCGGCACCGACAGCTGCGATTGCAGCGTCGCGCGCTGCGCATCGCCCAGGCTCGAAAGCGTTGCGGTGCCGATATCCGCGCCGCGCCACGCCGCTTCGCCGCGTCGCGCGCTGGCCGCGCTTTCCCAGCACACCCAATGGCCCTGCTCCTGCAACAGCGACGGCGCATCGACCGCCTGCGCCAGCCTGCGCCACGCGGGCAGCGCTTCCGCCAGCAGGCCGCGCAGGGCCGCGTGCCCGGCCTCGAAGCGCGACGGCGCGCAGGCGCGCAGGTAGCGCGCCACCCACGGCAGCAACCGCAGCGGCTCGCGCAGGTCGAGCGGCCCGCCGAACGCGTGCCAGCGGCGCGGTGCGCTGCGCAGCGTCGCCAGCGAGGCCAGCGGTTCGGTCTGCTCGATGGCGATGTGCCCGGCGTTGCCCCACGACGGCGCGTTGCCGTTCGCATCGGCGTCGGCCAGCGTCACCCGCCAGCCGTCGCGCTGCAGCGCCAGCGCGCAGGCGCGCCCGACCACGCCACCACCAACGACCAGAGCGGATGCGGACGACGATGTCATGGGCGCGATGCGGCGTGGCGAAGCGGCCATGCTAGGCGCATCGCGCCGCGCAGGCTATGCCGCAATCCGCATCGCGGAGACGGATCGCGGACGCATCAGCCGCCCGCGCCGGCGACCAGCCGCCGGTAGTCGCGCGGGGTGGTGCCCACCGACGCCTTGAACTGCCGGCTGAAGGCGCTCTGGTCGCTGAAGCCGCAGGCCTGGCCGATCGCCGCCACGCTGTCGCCGCCGCGCAAGTGCTCCATCGCCGCCTCGATGCGCAGGCGCGTCAGCCACTGCTGCGGGGTGAGGTGGAACACGCGATGGAACTGACGTTCCAGCTGCGACAGCGACAGCCCGGCCAGCTTCGCCAGCGCCTGCATGCGCACGCCTTCGCCGTAATGCGTCTCCATGTGGTCGAGCACGCGGCGCAGGCGGGCGAAGCCGGGGTGGCGACCATCGGGCTGTTGCAGATCGTGGGAAATGCCGATCAGGCCGACGATGCCGTCGTCCCGCCGCAGCGGCGTCTTGTGGGTCAGGCACCAGCCGGGCGCGCGGTTCGGGAACAGGTGGATCTCCAGCTGGCTGCTGATCGCATGGCCGGCCAGCACGCGCCGGTCCTGCGAGGCGTAGGCGTCGCCCAGCCGCTGCGGGAACAGCTCGGCGGGCGTGCGCCCCACCACGTCCTCGCGCCGGCTCAACCCCAGCCGGCGCACCAGCGTCAGGTTGGCGTGGGTGTAGCGGCCGCGCGCGTCCTTGAGGAAGAACACGGTGTCCGGCAGCGTGTCCAGCAGCTTCTGCAGCTGGTCGGCGTCGACGTGGGCGGGCAGCGTCTCCATGGCCCGATTATGGCCTCGGCTTGGCCGCCGAATTGTGCCGACTTCGGCATCTGCATGGCGGGAACGCGGCTAGACGGCCCGGCGGCGCGGGAGGATGCTGGCCGGCATGCGCCAGATCGACTACATCGACTCCCACACCGGCGGCGAACCGACCCGCGTGGTGCTCACCGCCCTGCCCGGCATGGAGCGCGGCACGCTGGCCGAACGCCGCACCGCACTGGTGCGCGAGCACGACCGCTGGCGCAGCATGATCGCCTGCGAGCCGCGCGGCTCGGACACGATGGTCGGCGCGCTGCTGCTGCCGGCGGAACGGGCCGGCTCGGTGGCGTCGGTCATTTTCTTCAACAACGTCGGCGCGCTCGGCATGTGCGGCCACGGCACCATCGGCGTGGTGCGCACGCTGGCGCACCTGGGCCGCATCCGGCCCGGCCGCCACGCCATCGACACGCCGGTCGGCACCGTCGTCGCCGAATTGCACGACGACGGCCGCATCGCCATCGACAACGTCGAGAGCTGGCGGCAAGCGAAGGACGTCGAACTCGACGTGCCCGGCGTCGGCCGTGTGCGCGGCGACGTGGCCTGGGGCGGCAACTGGTTCTTCATCAGCGACGACGCGCCGCTGCCGCTGGACTACGCGCACTGGCGCGAACTCACCGCATGCACCGCCGCGATCCGCGACGCGCTGGACGCCGCCGGCATCCGCGGCGCGGACGGCGCCGAGATCGACCACATAGAACTCAACGCCGCAGCCCACGACCCCGCAAACCACGCGCGCAACTTCGTGCTCTGCCCGGGCCTGGCCTACGACCGCTCGCCCTGCGGCACCGGCCTGTCCGCCAAGCTCGCCTGCCTCGCCGCCGACGGCAGGCTGGCGCCGGGCGAGGTCTTCCGCATGGAAAGCGTGATCGGCAGCGTGTTCGAAGCCGATTACGCTACGGCCACGGACGGCCGCATCCGCCCGCGCATCACCGGCCGCGCCCACCTCTCCGGCGAGGGGCGGCTGCTGGTCGAGGACGACGATCCCTTCGCCTGGGGCATCGTCGCGCGCTGAGCGCGGCGGTTCCCTTCCACGTTCGCCACCACGGATCACCCCACCATGAGCAAAGCCACTTTCTGGCGCGGCGTCGTGCCGGCCATCACCACGCCCTTCGCCGCCGACGGCGACGTCGACCACGCCTTCCTCGCCCGCCATGCCAACTGGATGATCGACGCCGGCTGCACCGGCATCGTACCGCTGGGCTCGCTGGGCGAGGGCGCGACGCTGTCGTTCGACGAGAAGCTGGCGATCGTGAAGACGCTGGTCGAGGCGCTGGGCGAACGCGCGCCGGTGATCCCCGGCATCGCCGCGCTGTCCACCGACGAAGCCGTGCGGCTGGCGCAGGAATGCGAACGCCTCGGCGCGCGCGGCCTGATGGTGCTGCCGCCCTACGTGTATTCCACCGATTGGCGCGAGATGGGGGCGCACGTGCGCGCGGTGGTGCGCGCCACGAAGCTGCCGGTGCTGCTCTACAACAACCCGGTCGCCTACAAGACCGACTTCAGCGCCGAGCAGATCGCCGAGCTGGCCGCCGAGTTCCCGCAGATCGAAGCGGTCAAGGAATCCTCCGGCGACATCCGCCGCTTCGCCGCGATCCGCGCGCTGATCGGCGACCGCCTCGACCTGATGGTGGGCATGGACGATGCCATCGTCGAGGGCGTCACCATGGGCGCGACCGGCTGGATCGCCGGCGTGGTCAACGCGTTCCCGGCGGAATCGGTGCGCGTGTTCGAGCAGGCGCGCGCCGGCGGTTCCGACGCGGCGATGGCGCTGTACGCTTGGCTGCTGCCGCTGCTGCGCATGGATACGGTGCCGAAGTTCGTGCAGCTCATCAAGCTGATGCAGGAGCGCGTGCAGCAGGGCAGCGAGCGCGTGCGCGCGCCGCGCATGGTGGTGGAAGGCGCGGAGCGCGAGCAGGCGCTGCGGGTGATCGACGCCGCGATCACCTCGCGTCCGACCCTTTAAGATTTTTGCTCGTCATCCCCGCGAAGGCGGGTCGCCACCGACAGACGAATGTCTGTCCAATCCGGCGTCTTTGATTGTCTTAAAAGCCAAGTCACTGGACTCCCGCCTTCGCGGGAGTGACGAATCGAACCATTGCGATAAGGTGGAACGGATGGAACAGGTACTGCTCGCCGGCGAATGGCGCAACCCGACGGACGCCACCGGCAGCTTCCGCGCGGTGAATCCGGCCACCGGCGACGCCATCGGCCCGGCGTTCCCACGCTCAGGCGAAGACGACATCGAGCTGGCGATCGTCTCCGCCGCGCAGGCCGCCGACGCGCTGGCGGCGACGGCGCCGGAACGCATCGCCGCCTTCCTCGACGCCTACGCCGATGCCATCGACGCGGCGAAGGACGCGCTCGTCGCCACCGCGCACGCGGAAACCGGCCTGCCCGTCTCGCCGCGCCTGGCCGACGTCGAGCTGCCGCGCGCCAGCGGCCAGCTGCGGCAGGCCGCGCGGGCGGTGCGCGATCATGCGTGGACGCAGCCGGTCATCGACACCAAGGCCGGCCTGCGCGCGCACTTCGCGCCGCTGCACAAGCCGGTGCTGGTGTTCGGCCCAAACAATTTCCCGTTCGCGTTCAACGCGGTGGCCGGCAGCGATTTCGCCTCCGCCATCGCCGCGCGCAACCCGGTCATCGCCAAGGCGCATCCCTCGCATCCGGCCACCAGCAAATTGCTGGCGGCGCTGGCGTTCGACGCCGCCGTCGCCAACGGCCTGCCGGCGGCGACGGTGCAGCTGTTCTACGACGTGGAACCCGCGCTGGGCCTGCGGCTGGCCGGCGACCGCCGGATCGGCGCCATCGGCTTCACCGGCAGCCGCAGCGCGGGCCTTGCGCTGAAGGCGGCAGCGGACGCGGCCGGCATCCCGATCTACGCCGAGATGTCCAGCGTGAACCCGGTGTTCCTGCTGCCGGGCGCGCTGCGCGAACGCGGCGACGCCTTGGCGCAGGAGTTCTTCGCCTCCTGCACGATGGGCAGCGGCCAGTTCTGCACCAATCCCGGCATCGTGCTGGTGCCCGCCGACGCGGACGGCGATGCGTTCGTCGCGCGTGCGGCGGAAAAGTTCGATGCCGCCGCGCCGATGGTGCTGTTCTCCCTGGGCGTGCAGCGGCACCTGGCCGATGGCGTGCAGGCCTTGCGCACCGCCGGTGCGCGGGTGGCGGCGGGCAAGGCGCAGACCGATGGCCCCGGCGCACGCTATGCGCCCACGCTGCTGGAGGTGGGCGGTGCCGCCTTCCTCGCCAACGCGCAGGCCTTGCAGCAGGAAGCGTTCGGCCCGGTCTCGCTGCTGGTGCGCTACCGCGACGAGGACGAAGCGGTCGCGCTCGCCCGCGCCTTCGACGGCAACCTCACCGGTAGCCTGCACAGCGCCGCCGACGGCAGCGACGACGTGGCCTGGCGCCGCATCGCCGCCGCCCTGCGCCCGCGTGTCGGCCGGCTGATCGACGACAAATGGCCCACCGGCGTTGCGGTCAGTGCGGCAATGCAACACGGCGGCCCGTATCCCAGCACCAGCCACGCCGGCTTCACCTCGGTGGGCATGCCGGGCGCGATCCACCGCTTCGCGCAGTGGCAGAGCTACGACAACGTGCGCGACGACCGCCTGCCCGCCGAACTGCGCGACGCCAATCCGATCGGCCTGCAGCGACGGGTGGACGGCGCGTGGAGCGACCGCGCGCTCCCTTGAGCCGCCCATCCCGCCCGGTTCCGGCAAGCGCGATCAAAGCCCTCCCCTTCAAGGGGAGGGTTGGGTGGGGATGGTGTTCAAGCGAAATTGCCGCAATCAACACCATCCCATCCGGCCTTCCCCTTGAAGGGGAAGGAGAGAAAAGCAATCGCGCCCCCGGAGTGCTGGCCAGAACTCGATAGTCGGTACTAACGAGGGCAAGTAGTCCGTCGCTCCAGAATCATATTCGCTACCAACTATGCGCTTCGTCTATGCGCACGTACGATGAGTCACATAAAAAAATCAATAAGTTACTGCGATTACATCAATACAGTGAAAGCGCATAGTCGGTACCAATCTGAATCCGAGTGACGCGTCAGACGCTTGATGATGAGCTAGGGAGCGGCTTGCGAAGTCCACTGGTCACGAGCCCGACTGCTTCGTAGGTGAGGATGCTTCGTGCGCCGGCCCGATTGCATCAGCAAACGGTCTTCAATGACCGGGCCTACGACCGATCGATCAGGCAGCTCTCGACCCAAAGCGGACATCGACAACGACTGGGTCACTCGCGGGAAATTGGCCATGACGTCCTGAGTTCAAGAGGGTCGCTCGAACACATGTGGCGCAGACAAAGTTATAGTCTCAACCCGTGAGGCTGGAGGCGCTTAAATTCCACGCCAAATCCTATGCCATTGAAACAAAAAGAAATTGTCCTTAGTGCCTTCCGCCTTAGCCAAAGCCCTGCACTCGTACGGCGCGCAGCCGGATCAGCTAGTCGAGCTTGGGAGCAGCTCGCCTCGGGCGTTGCGCTACGCCGACCTGAAAAATGGGGATGAGGCCTGGTCGCCGCCAGTCGTAGCGGAGCATGAGCATGTCCCCCGGGTGTTCATCTTTGATGGTCGAAGCCAGTCCGGGGAAGTTTCCCAATCCATCGTTGACCAGTGGTGCCGGCGGATTCTGCTGCGTGGGGATCCCGCGTGGACTGCGATCCTCCGGCCCGGCCGCCTTGATGTGCTCTCGTTCGAGATCCATGGCAAGGACGTAGCCACTTCAATAGAGTCGATCGCGCCAGATTCGGGCGGGCTTACGCGGTTCATCCACGACGTGCGCAGTGGCGCCGCCGACCTGCCGCGGCGTGCGTACCTCAAGGATCTGCTCTCGGAATCGATGCGGCAGGCCGTTGATCTGGGCGTATCGCACATCGATGCCGTGTCGCTCGTTGGTTGGGGTCTCTTCTGGCGCTTTCTTGTGGACCGCGACTTGCTCGTGGGGAAAACGCCGGATGCTATCGCCGATGGCGCCAATTCATGGACAGATTGCCTTAGCACGAAGGGTCGCGCCCTGAAGACACTGAAATGGTTGGAGGGCACCTTCAATGGTGGCTTGCTGCCGTTCGAGACGTCGCCCAAGGAGTACGCCCCAGAAGTGTTCTCGCAAGTGCTCGGGAACATTGCGGCCGGCGCTACGCCACAAGGCCAACTGCGCCTGCCTACCGATTGGGACGAAATCAACTTCTCCCATGTTCCAGTGGGCTTGCTCAGCGAAGTCTATGAGGCATTCGCAACGACGCTCGATGCTCCCAACGCAAAAAAGACAAGCATCCACTACACGCCACAGCACATCGCCGAGTTCGTAGTCGGCGAAGCGCTCAGCGCCATCCGGGACATTGATCGTCCCCGCGTACTTGACCCGGCAGTTGGTGCGGGTGTTTTCCTAATCTCCACGTTCCGTCATCTTGTGCAGCGCGAGTGGGAAAGAACCGGGACGCGCCCAAAGCGGCGGCAGATTCGTCGCATCCTCTCGAATCAGCTTTCGGCATTTGATGTGGACAAGCGTGCTTTGCGCCTGACGCAACTGGGCCTCTATCTCACTGCCCTGGAACTCGATCCGAGCCCGACGCCTGTCGAAGATCTAAAGTTCGATGATCTCGAATCGGTGCTGCGGTTGCGCGATGAGATTGATGGGAGCCTCGCGGGTGTAGCGAAGGAAGATGCCGGCCAATTCGATCTGGTCGTAGGTAATCCGCCATGGACCGGACACGACAACGCCGCAAAGCGACGCTGGGTTTCCAACACAGGAAAGGCGATCCTGGGGCGGCTAGACTCGGAATCTAGTTCGTTCGATTTGCCAGACGCCAATCCCGACTTGGCGTTCCTGTGGCGCGCTGGTGAATGGGCGAAACCCAAGGGGCAGATCGCGCTTGTTATTCATGCGCGCTGGTTGTTTGGGCTGTCGGAACGATTGCTCAAGGCGCGTAGCCGGATTTTCACTGCGTTCAACGTGACGGGTGTCTTGAACGGCGCCGCGCTTCGCCAGACAAGGGTTTGGCCAAACGTTACAGCTCCTTTTTGCCTTGTCTTTGCGCGGAATGAGGTTGCGCCAGAGAACGGTGCGTTTCAGTTTGTCAACCCATTCGTGGAAGCTGATGACACGAAAGAGCAAACGGTTCTCCGGGTTGATTGGGCCGATGCGCAGGTCGTTCCTCATGAGGAAGTTAGATCCACGCCGTGGATACTCAAGGTTCGCTTCCGGGGTGATCCTCTGGCGCGCCGCGCATTCGAGACGTTGCGTGCGGTCGGCGTTCCGCTCGGAAATTACCTGGACGGTCTAAAGCCGGGCCTACGCTTCAGGAATGGCTATCAGGTTGGTGGCAAGGCTGGCACACAGCAATCCGCAAGGCAGATGCACGGAATGCCGGATCTGAAAGACACAGATGCCGATGAATTCCTCGTCACTACGTCGGAACTTCCCAAGTTCA is drawn from Thermomonas brevis and contains these coding sequences:
- a CDS encoding HsdM family class I SAM-dependent methyltransferase, with the protein product MFIFDGRSQSGEVSQSIVDQWCRRILLRGDPAWTAILRPGRLDVLSFEIHGKDVATSIESIAPDSGGLTRFIHDVRSGAADLPRRAYLKDLLSESMRQAVDLGVSHIDAVSLVGWGLFWRFLVDRDLLVGKTPDAIADGANSWTDCLSTKGRALKTLKWLEGTFNGGLLPFETSPKEYAPEVFSQVLGNIAAGATPQGQLRLPTDWDEINFSHVPVGLLSEVYEAFATTLDAPNAKKTSIHYTPQHIAEFVVGEALSAIRDIDRPRVLDPAVGAGVFLISTFRHLVQREWERTGTRPKRRQIRRILSNQLSAFDVDKRALRLTQLGLYLTALELDPSPTPVEDLKFDDLESVLRLRDEIDGSLAGVAKEDAGQFDLVVGNPPWTGHDNAAKRRWVSNTGKAILGRLDSESSSFDLPDANPDLAFLWRAGEWAKPKGQIALVIHARWLFGLSERLLKARSRIFTAFNVTGVLNGAALRQTRVWPNVTAPFCLVFARNEVAPENGAFQFVNPFVEADDTKEQTVLRVDWADAQVVPHEEVRSTPWILKVRFRGDPLARRAFETLRAVGVPLGNYLDGLKPGLRFRNGYQVGGKAGTQQSARQMHGMPDLKDTDADEFLVTTSELPKFKRKTLLFPRDQAIYKSPLLLVRQTIPADPLRPRALRTESPVAFHESFHGISFSGVTSGADHARLLQILLQSQISPFVSLLMDARFGVERDTIYQESLDAIPVIPLDRLSDGQLAQMRQISKEMEGGLGDAHFERLNTFVFDLYGLGNLERQAIEDTLQTRGPTSASVERAVTPPDIKERAVFIAALKNSLDDVLQASNLQATIEEVSIRTIPWRVLSIATRSTPRKSLSVDALLKEADESGASLVVVPVSKSHVYVGLPDRYRYWTRTQAVLLAHDLLGGPFGDG
- a CDS encoding dihydrodipicolinate synthase family protein, whose product is MSKATFWRGVVPAITTPFAADGDVDHAFLARHANWMIDAGCTGIVPLGSLGEGATLSFDEKLAIVKTLVEALGERAPVIPGIAALSTDEAVRLAQECERLGARGLMVLPPYVYSTDWREMGAHVRAVVRATKLPVLLYNNPVAYKTDFSAEQIAELAAEFPQIEAVKESSGDIRRFAAIRALIGDRLDLMVGMDDAIVEGVTMGATGWIAGVVNAFPAESVRVFEQARAGGSDAAMALYAWLLPLLRMDTVPKFVQLIKLMQERVQQGSERVRAPRMVVEGAEREQALRVIDAAITSRPTL
- a CDS encoding AraC family transcriptional regulator, with amino-acid sequence METLPAHVDADQLQKLLDTLPDTVFFLKDARGRYTHANLTLVRRLGLSRREDVVGRTPAELFPQRLGDAYASQDRRVLAGHAISSQLEIHLFPNRAPGWCLTHKTPLRRDDGIVGLIGISHDLQQPDGRHPGFARLRRVLDHMETHYGEGVRMQALAKLAGLSLSQLERQFHRVFHLTPQQWLTRLRIEAAMEHLRGGDSVAAIGQACGFSDQSAFSRQFKASVGTTPRDYRRLVAGAGG
- a CDS encoding proline racemase family protein gives rise to the protein MRQIDYIDSHTGGEPTRVVLTALPGMERGTLAERRTALVREHDRWRSMIACEPRGSDTMVGALLLPAERAGSVASVIFFNNVGALGMCGHGTIGVVRTLAHLGRIRPGRHAIDTPVGTVVAELHDDGRIAIDNVESWRQAKDVELDVPGVGRVRGDVAWGGNWFFISDDAPLPLDYAHWRELTACTAAIRDALDAAGIRGADGAEIDHIELNAAAHDPANHARNFVLCPGLAYDRSPCGTGLSAKLACLAADGRLAPGEVFRMESVIGSVFEADYATATDGRIRPRITGRAHLSGEGRLLVEDDDPFAWGIVAR
- a CDS encoding aldehyde dehydrogenase family protein; this encodes MEQVLLAGEWRNPTDATGSFRAVNPATGDAIGPAFPRSGEDDIELAIVSAAQAADALAATAPERIAAFLDAYADAIDAAKDALVATAHAETGLPVSPRLADVELPRASGQLRQAARAVRDHAWTQPVIDTKAGLRAHFAPLHKPVLVFGPNNFPFAFNAVAGSDFASAIAARNPVIAKAHPSHPATSKLLAALAFDAAVANGLPAATVQLFYDVEPALGLRLAGDRRIGAIGFTGSRSAGLALKAAADAAGIPIYAEMSSVNPVFLLPGALRERGDALAQEFFASCTMGSGQFCTNPGIVLVPADADGDAFVARAAEKFDAAAPMVLFSLGVQRHLADGVQALRTAGARVAAGKAQTDGPGARYAPTLLEVGGAAFLANAQALQQEAFGPVSLLVRYRDEDEAVALARAFDGNLTGSLHSAADGSDDVAWRRIAAALRPRVGRLIDDKWPTGVAVSAAMQHGGPYPSTSHAGFTSVGMPGAIHRFAQWQSYDNVRDDRLPAELRDANPIGLQRRVDGAWSDRALP
- a CDS encoding NAD(P)/FAD-dependent oxidoreductase encodes the protein MTSSSASALVVGGGVVGRACALALQRDGWRVTLADADANGNAPSWGNAGHIAIEQTEPLASLATLRSAPRRWHAFGGPLDLREPLRLLPWVARYLRACAPSRFEAGHAALRGLLAEALPAWRRLAQAVDAPSLLQEQGHWVCWESAASARRGEAAWRGADIGTATLSSLGDAQRATLQSQLSVPVAGGLAFEGTAQIADLPALAQRLMAAFVEAGGVQRALRVQALRREGRHVHAVAADGARLDADLVLVCAGVRSRELMATLGLRAPLVAERGYHLQWAAHDWPALPPVVFEDRSMILTRFAGGLRAASFVEYAGVDTPPDPRKWARLREHVAQLGILVQGEPAPWFGARPTLPDYLPALGRSGRFDNLAYAFGHQHLGLTLAAISGELLADLCAGRPGAVASAAFDLERFA
- a CDS encoding M24 family metallopeptidase, which translates into the protein MNEQIGQLSSAQVRERLAMPLPARPAAIAAAEYEARLERARALMRGCGADALLVTAGASLRWFTGIAWGASERLVAMLLTLRGDPVLICPAFEEGSLDAVLKIPADKRLWEEHEDPHALVASAMAERGARTLALDPEAAFRIHAGLRRHLDASAILDAQPVIDGCRMRKSPAELALMQHACDITLQVHRLAAGIAREGIGTDELARFIDSAHRALGADGGSTFCIVQFGHATAFPHGIPGVQHLREGELVLIDTGCSVEGYNSDVTRTWSYGRAGDEAIRIWNLERAAQQAAFDAVRPGVACEDVDRAARDVLEAVGLGPGYRLPGLPHRTGHGCGLTIHEAPYLVRGNALLLAQGMCCSDEPMIVVPERFGVRLEDHFHVTDDGAQWFTPPSIAIDRPFAD